A DNA window from Mycolicibacter hiberniae contains the following coding sequences:
- a CDS encoding NADP-dependent succinic semialdehyde dehydrogenase, giving the protein MPATPIATINPATGETVKTFTAASDAEVDAAITRAANRFVTYRRTGFDERARWMHAAAGLLETEADEVAAMMTLEMGKTLAAAKAEALKCVKGFRYYADHSEQLLADEIADAPKVNASKAFARYQPLGVVLAVMPWNFPLWQAVRFAAPALMAGNVGLLKHASNVPQTALYLADLLSRAGFPEGCFQTLLIPSGAVERVLRDPRVAAATLTGSEPAGRSVAAIAGDEIKRTVLELGGSDPFIVMPSADLASAVATAVTARVQNNGQSCIAAKRFIVHADIYKEFTSQFVSQMSALRVGDPTDPDTDIGPLATEAGRDEVAQQVDAAAAAGAVIRCGGKRLNRPGWFYPPTVITDITRDMAIFTEEVFGPVASVYCAADIDEAIEIANASPFGLGSNAWTRDEAEISRFTDEIEAGQVFINGMTVSYPELPFGGIKRSGYGRELSGHGIREFCNLKTVWVA; this is encoded by the coding sequence GTGCCCGCAACACCGATAGCGACGATCAACCCGGCAACCGGGGAAACGGTCAAGACGTTCACCGCCGCCAGCGACGCCGAAGTCGACGCCGCGATCACCCGCGCGGCGAATAGGTTCGTCACATACCGTCGCACCGGTTTCGACGAGCGCGCCCGGTGGATGCACGCCGCGGCCGGCCTGCTCGAAACCGAGGCCGACGAGGTCGCCGCCATGATGACCCTGGAGATGGGCAAGACCCTGGCAGCGGCAAAGGCCGAAGCACTCAAGTGCGTCAAGGGCTTCCGCTACTACGCCGACCACAGCGAGCAACTGCTGGCCGACGAGATCGCCGACGCGCCGAAGGTCAACGCGTCCAAGGCGTTCGCGCGCTATCAGCCGCTCGGGGTGGTACTGGCGGTGATGCCGTGGAACTTCCCGCTGTGGCAGGCCGTGCGGTTTGCCGCCCCGGCCTTGATGGCCGGCAACGTGGGACTGCTCAAGCACGCCTCGAACGTGCCCCAGACCGCCCTGTACCTCGCCGACCTCTTGTCCCGGGCCGGCTTTCCCGAGGGTTGCTTCCAGACCCTGCTGATCCCGTCGGGGGCGGTCGAGCGTGTGCTGCGTGATCCGCGGGTGGCCGCGGCGACGCTGACCGGTAGCGAACCCGCCGGCCGTTCGGTAGCCGCCATCGCCGGCGATGAGATCAAACGCACCGTGCTGGAACTGGGCGGCAGCGACCCGTTCATCGTGATGCCCTCGGCCGACCTGGCCTCGGCGGTTGCAACCGCGGTTACCGCCAGGGTGCAGAACAACGGTCAATCATGTATCGCAGCAAAGCGATTCATCGTCCACGCCGACATCTACAAGGAATTCACCTCCCAGTTCGTCAGTCAGATGTCAGCTCTTCGGGTCGGCGATCCGACCGATCCGGACACCGACATCGGGCCGCTGGCAACCGAGGCGGGCCGCGACGAGGTCGCGCAACAGGTGGACGCCGCCGCGGCCGCCGGGGCAGTGATCCGTTGCGGCGGAAAGCGGCTGAACCGGCCCGGGTGGTTCTACCCGCCCACCGTGATCACCGACATCACCCGCGACATGGCGATTTTCACCGAGGAGGTGTTCGGCCCGGTGGCGTCGGTGTACTGCGCCGCAGACATCGATGAGGCCATCGAGATCGCCAACGCCAGCCCGTTCGGCCTGGGCTCCAACGCCTGGACCCGCGACGAAGCCGAGATCAGCCGTTTCACCGACGAGATCGAGGCCGGCCAGGTGTTCATCAACGGGATGACGGTGTCCTATCCGGAGTTGCCGTTCGGCGGGATCAAGCGGTCCGGCTACGGCCGCGAGCTCTCGGGCCACGGCATTCGGGAGTTCTGCAACCTCAAGACGGTGTGGGTGGCCTGA
- the wrbA gene encoding NAD(P)H:quinone oxidoreductase: protein MTKLAVIYYSATGHGTAMAQRVARAGEAAGAEVRVRHIEETRDPASFAHNPAWTANYAATKDLPAATGDDIVWADAVIFGSPTRFGSPAAQFRNFIDGLGGLWAKGQLADKVYAGFTSSQTAHGGQEATLLNLYVSLMHFGGILVPPGYTDPIKFADGNPYGVGHVTGADNQNQLDKPTLAALDHLATRAVGIAAKIAGS from the coding sequence ATGACGAAGCTGGCGGTTATCTACTACTCGGCTACCGGACACGGCACCGCGATGGCCCAGCGAGTGGCCCGGGCAGGTGAGGCCGCCGGCGCGGAGGTCCGTGTGCGGCACATCGAGGAGACGCGCGATCCGGCGAGCTTCGCCCACAACCCGGCGTGGACCGCCAACTACGCGGCCACCAAAGACCTGCCCGCGGCTACCGGCGACGACATTGTGTGGGCGGATGCCGTCATCTTCGGCTCGCCCACCCGATTCGGCTCCCCCGCGGCGCAATTCCGGAACTTCATCGATGGGCTGGGCGGGCTGTGGGCCAAGGGCCAACTGGCCGACAAGGTCTACGCCGGGTTCACCTCGAGTCAGACCGCGCACGGCGGGCAGGAGGCCACGTTGCTGAACCTCTACGTGTCGCTGATGCATTTCGGCGGGATCCTGGTGCCGCCGGGCTACACCGACCCGATCAAGTTCGCCGACGGCAACCCCTACGGCGTCGGGCACGTCACCGGTGCGGACAACCAGAATCAGCTGGACAAGCCCACCCTTGCCGCACTGGACCACCTGGCCACCCGGGCGGTGGGCATCGCCGCCAAGATCGCGGGCTCCTGA
- a CDS encoding LLM class flavin-dependent oxidoreductase: protein MQFGIFTVGDVTADPTTGRTPTEAERIRATVAIARKAEEVGLDVFATGEHHNPPFVPSSPTTLLGYLAAQTEHIVLSTATTLITTNDPVKIAEDYSVLQHLADGRVDLMLGRGNTGPVYPWFGRDIRSALPLTVENYQLLRRLWREEVVDWTGEYRAPLRGFTLAPRPLDGVAPFVWHGSIRSPEIAELAAFYGDGFFANHIFWPASHTQRMVQLYRERFEHHGHGGADQAIVGLGGQVFLRPNSQDAVNEFRPYFDNAPVYGHGPSLEEFSTQTPLTVGSPQQVIDKTLGFREYVGDYQRQLFLIDHAGLPLKTVLEQLDLLGEHVVPVLRKEFAVGRPAHVPAAPTHQSLIAAGRTPIREAS, encoded by the coding sequence ATGCAGTTCGGCATCTTCACCGTCGGCGATGTCACCGCCGACCCGACCACCGGTCGTACGCCGACTGAGGCGGAGCGGATCCGGGCGACCGTGGCGATCGCGAGAAAGGCCGAGGAGGTCGGTCTGGACGTGTTCGCCACCGGCGAGCACCACAACCCGCCATTCGTGCCATCGTCGCCGACCACGCTGCTGGGCTACCTCGCAGCGCAGACCGAGCACATCGTGCTCAGCACCGCGACCACGCTGATCACCACCAACGACCCGGTGAAGATCGCCGAGGACTACAGCGTGCTGCAACACCTCGCCGATGGCCGGGTGGATCTGATGCTGGGTCGCGGAAACACCGGACCGGTGTACCCCTGGTTCGGCAGGGACATCCGGTCCGCGCTGCCGCTGACCGTGGAGAACTACCAGCTGTTGCGCCGGTTGTGGCGCGAGGAGGTCGTCGACTGGACCGGTGAGTACCGTGCTCCGTTGCGCGGTTTCACCCTGGCGCCGCGCCCGCTGGACGGAGTTGCGCCGTTCGTCTGGCACGGGTCGATCCGCAGTCCCGAAATCGCCGAACTCGCCGCGTTTTACGGCGACGGCTTCTTCGCCAACCACATCTTCTGGCCGGCATCGCACACCCAGCGGATGGTGCAGCTCTACCGCGAGCGTTTCGAACACCACGGCCACGGTGGTGCAGACCAGGCGATCGTGGGTCTTGGCGGCCAGGTGTTCCTGCGGCCCAACAGCCAAGACGCGGTGAACGAGTTCCGGCCGTACTTCGACAACGCCCCGGTGTACGGCCACGGGCCCAGCCTCGAGGAGTTCAGCACCCAGACGCCCCTGACGGTCGGTTCGCCCCAGCAGGTGATCGACAAGACTCTGGGGTTCCGGGAATACGTCGGCGACTACCAGCGCCAGCTCTTCCTGATCGACCATGCGGGGCTGCCATTGAAGACCGTGCTCGAACAGCTCGATCTGCTGGGGGAGCACGTTGTGCCGGTGTTGCGCAAAGAGTTCGCCGTCGGCCGGCCCGCCCACGTTCCCGCAGCGCCCACTCACCAGTCCCTCATCGCGGCCGGGCGCACACCGATCCGGGAGGCATCGTGA
- a CDS encoding MarR family winged helix-turn-helix transcriptional regulator, translating to MDTRWLSQKEQRMWRGYLDSTRLLLRSLDRQLTADSGLSLADFEILALLSEAPERRLRMNELADITVTTRSGVTRAVKRLTDAGWVRQVRCEEDKRGQYAALTESGINKLRTAAPGHVAAVRAGLFDSLSPREVELFSHSYARIRDNLLEHP from the coding sequence ATGGACACGCGCTGGCTCAGTCAGAAGGAACAACGCATGTGGCGCGGCTATCTCGACAGCACACGCCTGCTGCTGCGCAGCCTGGACCGGCAATTGACCGCCGACTCAGGACTGAGCCTGGCCGACTTCGAGATTCTGGCGCTGTTGTCCGAGGCGCCGGAGCGCCGGCTGCGCATGAACGAGCTGGCCGACATCACCGTGACCACCCGCAGCGGGGTCACCCGTGCGGTCAAACGGCTGACCGACGCCGGCTGGGTCCGCCAGGTCAGGTGCGAGGAAGACAAGCGCGGGCAATACGCCGCACTCACCGAGTCGGGCATCAACAAACTGCGAACGGCCGCGCCGGGTCATGTCGCAGCGGTGCGCGCCGGCCTGTTCGATTCCCTGAGCCCTCGCGAGGTGGAGCTGTTCAGCCACTCCTACGCCCGCATCCGCGACAATCTGCTGGAGCACCCGTAG
- a CDS encoding phosphotriesterase family protein — MSQCQTARGPINTADLGVTLMHEHVFIMTTELAQNYPEVWGDEDARVADAIARLNELKAAGVDTIVDLTVIGLGRYIPRIARVAAGTELNIVVATGLYTYNDIPFFYHFRGPGTLLDGPELMADMFVRDIESGIADTGIKAGILKCATDEPGVTPGVERVLRAVANAHRRTGVPISTHTHAGTRRGLEQQRIFEEEGVDLSRVVIGHSGDSTDLGYLEELIAAGSYLGMDRFGIDMFLPFEERVNTVAAMCERGHADKMVLSHDANCYFDALPGDLSATAAPNWHYLHIHNDVLPALRQRGVTEDQLHTMLVDNPRKIFEHSGAY; from the coding sequence ATGTCGCAATGCCAGACCGCGCGCGGTCCCATCAACACCGCCGACCTCGGCGTCACGCTGATGCACGAGCACGTGTTCATCATGACCACCGAGCTCGCCCAGAACTATCCGGAAGTCTGGGGCGACGAGGACGCCCGGGTGGCCGACGCGATCGCCCGGCTCAATGAGCTCAAAGCCGCCGGCGTGGACACCATCGTCGATCTGACGGTGATCGGGCTGGGCCGCTACATTCCGCGGATCGCCCGGGTCGCGGCCGGAACCGAGCTCAACATCGTGGTGGCGACCGGGCTCTACACCTATAACGACATCCCGTTCTTCTACCACTTCCGCGGCCCCGGCACCCTGCTGGACGGCCCGGAGCTGATGGCCGACATGTTCGTCCGCGACATCGAGTCCGGCATCGCCGACACGGGGATCAAGGCTGGAATCCTCAAGTGCGCCACCGACGAACCGGGCGTCACTCCCGGCGTCGAGCGGGTGCTGCGCGCCGTGGCCAACGCCCACCGGCGTACCGGCGTTCCGATCTCCACCCACACCCATGCCGGCACCCGGCGCGGCCTGGAACAGCAGCGGATCTTTGAAGAAGAAGGCGTCGACCTGTCCCGGGTGGTGATCGGCCACTCCGGCGACAGCACCGATCTGGGCTACCTGGAGGAACTGATCGCGGCGGGATCGTATCTGGGTATGGACCGCTTCGGCATCGACATGTTCCTGCCGTTCGAGGAGCGGGTGAACACCGTGGCGGCCATGTGCGAGCGCGGCCACGCCGACAAAATGGTGCTCTCCCACGACGCCAACTGCTACTTCGACGCCCTACCCGGCGACCTGAGCGCGACGGCCGCACCCAACTGGCACTACCTGCACATCCACAATGACGTGCTGCCCGCGCTGCGCCAGCGCGGCGTCACCGAGGACCAGTTGCACACCATGCTGGTCGACAACCCGCGCAAGATCTTCGAGCACTCCGGGGCCTACTGA
- a CDS encoding TetR/AcrR family transcriptional regulator: MTAEARRNQILDVTHAIVDAEGFHAATPNRIAREAGINRSLIYQQFGDPAGLFVALIDREAARAGAQFAEVISATTEAYADGVLVSRFDSVVEAVDAQPATWRLFLSPPQGAPPELHERLAQAQEVVRAYLVGELQRSYPGLPDPDYTARMFQAAARELLQLRLSDPQSATRERLQALVRTLAVRAGSLVG, translated from the coding sequence ATGACGGCGGAGGCCCGGCGGAACCAGATCCTCGATGTCACGCACGCCATCGTCGACGCCGAGGGGTTTCACGCCGCCACTCCGAACCGGATAGCCCGCGAGGCCGGTATCAACCGATCGCTGATCTATCAGCAGTTCGGTGACCCCGCAGGCTTGTTCGTCGCGTTGATCGATCGCGAGGCTGCGCGGGCGGGCGCCCAGTTCGCCGAGGTGATCTCCGCGACCACCGAGGCCTACGCGGACGGGGTGCTGGTCAGCCGGTTCGACAGCGTGGTCGAGGCCGTCGATGCCCAGCCCGCCACGTGGCGACTGTTTCTGTCGCCGCCGCAGGGGGCGCCGCCGGAACTGCATGAGCGGCTTGCCCAGGCGCAGGAAGTGGTGCGCGCCTATCTGGTGGGCGAGTTGCAGCGCAGCTACCCCGGCCTGCCCGACCCCGACTACACCGCCCGCATGTTTCAGGCGGCCGCCCGCGAGCTTCTGCAGTTGCGCCTCAGCGATCCCCAATCGGCGACCCGCGAGCGGCTGCAGGCCCTGGTGCGGACCTTGGCCGTGCGCGCCGGTTCGTTGGTGGGGTGA
- a CDS encoding TetR/AcrR family transcriptional regulator — MASPASVTVGDAMGGTAGAILEAARVEFARHGFRRTNIDAVAQRAGVSRRTLYRHFPTKEALFEELVEADTQVLFVELGHAARAQDAAGAIVECFTLAMRRITESPLATAVIANEPELLIGLNTPKGERALMRASNLVAATLRLCGVTMPDEAVQTTAEILVRLVGSLLTNRGGVLDINDTVAVRDYAETHLARLVW; from the coding sequence ATGGCCAGTCCGGCATCGGTCACGGTGGGCGATGCCATGGGCGGCACGGCAGGCGCGATCCTCGAGGCGGCACGGGTTGAGTTCGCCAGGCACGGCTTTCGCCGGACCAACATCGATGCCGTGGCTCAGCGAGCCGGTGTGAGCCGCCGCACGCTGTACCGGCATTTCCCCACCAAAGAGGCGCTCTTCGAGGAACTCGTCGAGGCCGACACCCAAGTGTTGTTCGTCGAGCTCGGTCACGCCGCCCGCGCCCAGGATGCTGCCGGCGCCATCGTGGAATGCTTCACCCTTGCCATGCGGCGTATCACCGAGAGCCCGCTGGCCACCGCGGTGATCGCCAACGAGCCGGAGCTTCTCATCGGGCTCAACACGCCCAAGGGGGAGCGGGCTTTGATGCGCGCCAGCAATCTGGTTGCCGCGACGCTGCGACTGTGCGGAGTCACCATGCCCGACGAAGCCGTGCAGACCACCGCGGAGATCTTGGTGCGCCTGGTCGGATCGCTGCTCACCAACCGAGGCGGAGTGCTCGACATCAACGACACCGTGGCGGTCCGCGACTACGCGGAAACGCACCTTGCGCGCCTGGTCTGGTGA
- a CDS encoding oxygenase MpaB family protein, with the protein MPTHYPELYERVRRQAELLPALYGDLNFDVQPYRTTTDPDDVSSLRAKPATRAKLLADEAAVELISTATWLGDVVADSYAALMGQYSVTSLISMLKTACRKGLEAVPDAPPELAALIADMEATPDWLDMDLVRKGAEESQVPMALLAPFVVRGSFIATFLNTYAALPMALTGALTGKRAARRVNETTSFFTVTTLPGALDRHGPGFEAAAMVRLMHSMVRFNALKRSPKWDIGIYGLPIPQIDQMPAGMINLFVLAMDAHRKGRTEFTPSERAVVEFTHYRNFLLGLPQELLPTTPAEIIRVFSARAALLRDDFDDATCGEMVRSTMAAYLRPKETLRERIADAVEKSYSKVFFVRMFSGGQRDVAAKMGVTLGLGDYARVALTTPFVVGRLMLVQRAARIPGLRRITGAYVLRLLKRRLQTYGTPEFTSDASEYTPSGRAA; encoded by the coding sequence ATGCCCACGCACTACCCGGAGCTGTACGAGCGCGTCCGCCGCCAGGCCGAGCTGCTCCCGGCTCTTTACGGCGACCTGAACTTCGATGTGCAGCCCTACCGCACCACGACCGACCCCGACGACGTGTCATCGCTGCGCGCCAAGCCCGCCACCCGCGCCAAGCTGCTGGCCGATGAAGCTGCCGTCGAACTGATCTCGACCGCGACCTGGCTCGGCGACGTGGTGGCGGACTCCTACGCCGCCCTGATGGGCCAGTACAGCGTCACCAGCTTGATCAGCATGCTCAAGACCGCCTGCCGCAAGGGCCTCGAGGCAGTGCCCGACGCGCCGCCCGAACTGGCTGCGCTCATCGCCGATATGGAAGCCACCCCGGACTGGCTGGACATGGACTTGGTCCGAAAGGGCGCCGAGGAGTCTCAGGTGCCGATGGCCCTCTTGGCGCCGTTCGTGGTGCGGGGATCGTTCATCGCGACCTTCCTCAACACCTACGCAGCACTTCCGATGGCGTTGACCGGCGCGCTGACCGGCAAACGCGCGGCCCGGCGAGTCAACGAGACCACCAGCTTCTTCACCGTCACCACCCTGCCCGGCGCGCTGGACCGGCACGGGCCGGGATTCGAGGCGGCGGCGATGGTGCGCCTGATGCACTCGATGGTCCGTTTCAACGCCCTGAAGCGTTCCCCGAAATGGGACATCGGCATCTACGGGCTGCCGATCCCGCAGATCGACCAGATGCCCGCCGGGATGATCAATCTCTTCGTGCTGGCGATGGACGCCCACCGCAAGGGCCGCACCGAATTCACCCCGAGTGAACGTGCCGTCGTCGAGTTCACCCATTACCGCAACTTCCTGCTCGGACTGCCCCAAGAGTTGCTGCCGACCACACCCGCCGAGATCATCCGGGTGTTCAGTGCCCGCGCGGCACTGCTGCGCGACGACTTCGACGACGCCACCTGCGGAGAGATGGTGCGCTCAACGATGGCCGCCTACCTGCGGCCGAAAGAAACGCTGCGCGAACGCATCGCCGACGCGGTCGAGAAGAGCTACAGCAAGGTGTTTTTCGTCCGGATGTTCAGCGGCGGCCAGCGCGACGTGGCCGCGAAGATGGGTGTCACGCTCGGTCTCGGCGATTACGCCCGGGTGGCGCTGACGACTCCGTTCGTGGTCGGCCGCCTCATGCTGGTGCAGCGCGCCGCCCGCATCCCCGGGCTGCGGCGCATCACAGGAGCCTACGTCCTCCGGCTGCTCAAACGGCGCCTGCAGACCTACGGCACGCCCGAGTTCACCAGCGACGCATCCGAGTACACCCCGTCGGGTCGGGCTGCCTGA
- a CDS encoding acyltransferase family protein, which yields MNQQVGGVRSFLPAVEGMRACAAIGVVITHVAFQTGHSSGISGRLWGRFDMAVAVFFALSGFLLWRGHAAAARGLRPAPQTGHYLRSRLVRIIPAYLVAVVVVLALLPDAEGASLTVWLANLTMTQIYVPLTLTPGLTQMWSLAVEVSFYLALPLLALAARWLPVRARIPAIAAVALLSLGWGYLPIHTPYGVNPLNWAPAYGCWFGAGMLLAEWTYSPVGWVHRLARRRLPMAGVTLVAFLVAASPLAGPEGLTSATVEQFIVRTAMGGVLAWSLLAPLVLDRPDTAHRFLASAPMVTLGRWSYGIFIWHLAALDMVFPVIGRFAFTGDMAVVLALTMVFTVAIAAVSYALVEQPCREKLRGWENRHAPQRPGSPQAARPDGVYSDASLVNSGVP from the coding sequence ATGAACCAGCAGGTGGGTGGCGTTCGCAGCTTCCTGCCCGCTGTCGAGGGTATGCGCGCCTGCGCGGCCATCGGCGTGGTGATCACCCATGTCGCATTTCAGACCGGGCACTCGTCGGGGATCAGCGGCCGCTTGTGGGGCCGGTTCGACATGGCTGTCGCGGTGTTCTTCGCCTTGAGCGGATTCTTGTTGTGGCGGGGGCATGCAGCCGCCGCGCGCGGGCTGCGTCCGGCGCCGCAGACCGGCCATTACCTGCGGTCGCGGCTGGTGCGGATCATCCCGGCCTACCTCGTGGCGGTGGTGGTGGTGCTGGCGCTGCTCCCCGACGCCGAGGGAGCCAGTCTGACGGTCTGGCTGGCCAACCTCACCATGACGCAGATCTATGTGCCGCTGACGCTGACCCCGGGACTGACCCAGATGTGGAGTCTGGCGGTGGAGGTCAGCTTCTACCTCGCGCTGCCGCTGCTGGCGCTGGCGGCGCGCTGGTTGCCGGTGCGCGCGCGAATTCCGGCGATCGCGGCCGTGGCGCTGCTCAGCCTCGGCTGGGGATACCTGCCGATCCATACGCCCTACGGGGTGAACCCGCTGAACTGGGCGCCGGCCTACGGCTGCTGGTTCGGTGCGGGCATGCTGCTCGCGGAGTGGACCTACAGCCCGGTCGGCTGGGTGCACCGGCTGGCCCGACGGCGGCTGCCGATGGCGGGCGTGACCCTGGTGGCGTTTCTGGTGGCGGCCTCACCGCTGGCAGGCCCGGAAGGGCTCACCTCGGCAACCGTCGAGCAGTTCATCGTGCGGACCGCGATGGGCGGGGTGCTGGCGTGGTCGCTGTTGGCCCCACTGGTGCTGGACCGGCCCGACACCGCGCACCGGTTCTTGGCCAGCGCGCCGATGGTGACCCTGGGCCGCTGGTCCTACGGGATCTTCATCTGGCACCTGGCGGCACTGGACATGGTCTTTCCGGTGATCGGGCGCTTCGCATTCACCGGGGACATGGCGGTGGTGCTGGCGCTGACGATGGTTTTCACCGTCGCGATCGCCGCGGTCAGCTACGCCCTGGTGGAGCAACCGTGTCGGGAGAAGCTGCGCGGCTGGGAGAACCGGCACGCGCCGCAACGCCCGGGCTCGCCTCAGGCAGCCCGACCCGACGGGGTGTACTCGGATGCGTCGCTGGTGAACTCGGGCGTGCCGTAG
- a CDS encoding DUF3068 domain-containing protein, whose protein sequence is MNRAIMMRIAACAVMGLGAALLIAALLLSTYTAGKIAKIPLDLDVTLVGNGSGAALDPESLGREHAAVDHDVPLVSQEQITVESPANADVVTLQVGSSLRRGDRQKDTGLLLAIVDTVTLNRTTARAISDDTHPGGSVQRPRNFGDENPPTNIALPHEGLSYRFPFDTKKQSYQYFDPIAQKAYEANYEGEDDVNGLTTYRFLQNVGYDEDGSLNEPIRYPSLYGHDEDGEITAPARMWNIEGADPDEDITMTRYYAAQRTMWVDPVSGTIVKSKVHANHYYARDPLKPEVALVDYTITSSEETIEAQVDAARNERDRLALWSRVLPITFTAAGLICLLSGVLVGWFSLPAEAALGRPGRLGSEEGFFGGFAPKSPTAQQPSGAEAETEKLPTQRPQLDRPSAPPEPSAPDRGTPDSAPDQP, encoded by the coding sequence GTGAACCGAGCAATCATGATGCGTATCGCGGCATGCGCAGTCATGGGCCTCGGCGCCGCCCTGCTGATCGCGGCTCTGTTGCTGTCCACCTATACCGCGGGCAAGATCGCCAAGATCCCACTCGATCTCGACGTCACGCTGGTCGGCAACGGCAGCGGCGCCGCCCTGGACCCCGAGTCCCTCGGCCGGGAACACGCCGCCGTGGACCACGACGTGCCGCTGGTGTCACAGGAGCAGATCACAGTCGAGTCGCCGGCCAACGCCGACGTGGTGACCCTGCAGGTCGGATCGTCGCTGCGGCGCGGGGATCGGCAGAAGGACACCGGCCTGCTGTTGGCCATCGTCGACACCGTGACCCTCAACCGCACAACCGCCCGGGCGATTTCCGATGACACCCACCCGGGCGGCTCGGTGCAGCGACCGCGCAATTTCGGGGACGAGAACCCGCCCACCAATATCGCGCTGCCCCACGAGGGGCTGTCCTACCGGTTCCCCTTCGACACCAAGAAGCAGTCCTACCAGTACTTCGACCCGATCGCCCAGAAGGCCTACGAGGCCAACTACGAGGGCGAAGACGACGTCAACGGGCTGACCACCTACCGCTTCCTGCAGAACGTGGGCTACGACGAAGACGGCAGCCTCAACGAGCCGATCCGCTACCCGTCGCTGTACGGCCACGACGAAGACGGCGAGATCACCGCGCCGGCCCGGATGTGGAACATCGAAGGCGCCGATCCCGACGAGGACATCACGATGACGCGGTACTACGCCGCGCAGCGCACGATGTGGGTCGACCCCGTCTCGGGCACCATCGTCAAGTCGAAAGTGCACGCCAACCACTACTACGCGCGTGACCCGCTCAAGCCGGAGGTCGCGCTGGTGGACTACACGATCACCAGCTCCGAGGAGACCATCGAGGCGCAGGTCGACGCCGCCCGCAACGAGCGGGATCGCTTAGCCCTGTGGTCGCGGGTCCTGCCGATCACCTTCACCGCCGCGGGTCTGATCTGTCTGCTCAGCGGTGTCCTGGTCGGCTGGTTCAGCCTGCCCGCCGAGGCCGCTCTGGGACGCCCCGGCCGCCTGGGCTCCGAGGAGGGGTTCTTCGGCGGGTTCGCGCCCAAGTCGCCGACCGCCCAGCAACCGTCGGGAGCTGAGGCCGAGACCGAGAAGCTGCCGACGCAACGTCCCCAACTGGACCGGCCCTCGGCGCCACCCGAGCCGAGCGCCCCGGATCGCGGCACCCCGGATTCGGCGCCCGACCAGCCGTAG